DNA from Ammospiza caudacuta isolate bAmmCau1 chromosome 6, bAmmCau1.pri, whole genome shotgun sequence:
GTCATTCTGGAGTCAAATCCCTCATGGAGTTCATTACACAGAGCAGCATTTATGAGAAAATGGACAGTGCCAACTCTTAGGAACAAATTTCAAGGAACTGAAAGAGGTTTGGGGTTCAGGATTCTAGACTATGGAGATGTTGTCTCTCAGCTGAGAATATAAAAAGGAGTTCTGCTGGTTTTATAAACACTTgaggaggggaaagaaataGGCCAGATAGTTTTCAGCCCTCTTGTTTGGGCAGTATTGAGTATACCTTATTGAACTAATTTTTGAATATAAAAGGAATATTAGCATATTtgataatattaaaatattgtaataTTTTATAATGAGCATATTTGATAATATTAAGCTAGTGTTAACAAACTACCATCCATAGAGTATTATGAAGAGTACACTTCCAATACTTTAATACACATACCAATATTTCAGTCCTTTGAGGACAAACTGGATTGTCTTTGCAATTTGCATGTCAGTGTTGTCCAGATCTGTCCAGGTTGTTTTTGTGGCTGATTTATAACAGGCTGGAGGTAGTGTTTTATTGTAGCCTTTTGTAAGGACATGGTTTAATGGATAACAAAACTTAAAGCACAGTTTTAAAGTGTATGCAAGTGCACACACGGACTGCtcccttaatttaaaaaaacaaagataCCTTGAGATTCCTCAGGCATTCCTCATTACtagtgctttatttttttcatagacATCTGCAGAGCAATTGAATTGCTGGAAAAGTTACAGAGAAGTGGAGAAGTGCCACCACAAAAGCTACAGGCATTGCAAAGGGTTCTGCAGAGTGAATTCTGTAATGCTGTCAGAGAGGTAAGTTAACTTGATGGAACAGTTACCTTCAGTCAAAGACCAGTATGatttgcattttgctttttgtgttCACTGCAGTAAGCTGATTTGGAACTTGATAAAGCAGCATTTAATTTACAGAGCTTAACAGAACAAGCCttatttttaagtaatttcaaaataaaataatttgggaCACCATAGGTGTATAAAATAATGGCTTAGTAGCAAATTACTTCTTAAAGGTTATTTACTCTTAAAGGAGAGTCTGTCCTTACTGGCAGCtagcaggatgttttccagttGGTGTGTAAGAATAGACAAAGTACCAATTGCCTATGTAAGACAAAGTaccaaatgttatttttaagcCAAATCCACACCATCTTTAGGTGGAGTCTTGTGCCACCTCATCTTCATCCCAAGTATTGTTTTGGAGACTTTTAGGTGATTGCATGTGCCTTGCTATTGCTGTTCCTTATGTTAATACTGATAATAACAGctgaaatgatttttaaaaaacctgttTGTAGACACAGGTGTCATCTTGATGTTTTGATGCCATTGAGGACACTGTACTTGTTGCTTAGCAAGTACAAATGGTTGGCAGGCAGATGAGATGTGGGTTAGCCTGCAGTGGAAGCACCTCCTTAGCATTAGTATCCTTATTGTCTTTGTGTTTTCAGTCCTTGTTTTTCCCTAAGATGCTCAGTTAGTTGCTAAAGTTGAAGGAAAATTTGGGAGCTTTTGGGGAGGGATGGGTTGTCAACAAAGTCTTGAAGAACTGCCCTGTGACAGTGTTctcaggggtctcaggttgagggaagggatgaggatctgactctgtgtttcagaaggcttgagttattattttatgatatatattacattaaaactataccaaaagaatagaagaaaggctttcatcagaaggctggctaagaatagaataagaaggaatgaataacaaaggctctgtctcagactctgtcccaaccagctgactgtgattggccattaattagaaacaaccacatgagcgcaatcacagatgcacctgttgcatcccacagcagcagataatcattgtttgcattttgttcctgaggcctctcagcttctcaggaggaaaaatcctaaggaaaggatttttcataaaagatgtctgacACTGCCCTGAAGTGGTTTTGTGTGTATCCATGTTGAACAAGTCCAGCTTGAATCCAGCAAGAGAAAATACCTGGAGTGATGTGTGGCAGCCCAGCCATGAGCATTCCCTGAGTCCTGATGGGGTCTGGGTCCTGTGCAAGGAGGGGAGCCTTAGGCTGAGACTGAGCAGCAAAAATACTGAGAGAGTTGTTTCTTCAGAGAGTGTTGGATGGCCTGTTCTTGTTGTGAGTCAGGGAGCAACATTAGGGATGTGTGCTTTTAATGTACACACTTCTGAGTTGCACCTGATATTTTGTTACATTACCTAAGCAGGAAAATATCTGTTTTACTCATACTGAAACTCTTTTGTCTCTAAAGGTGTATGAACATGTGTATGAAACTGTGGATATCAGCAGTAGCCCCGAAGTCAGAGCTAATGCAACAGCAAAGGTAAAAGCCAAACCATAACTTGCAAGAAATACAACTTGCAAAAAATACAGTAGTTCATTACTTCAGAAGGAGaagattatttaaaattcagaagGCTATTATCTAGATGTCTGATAAAATGGATGAGCTGAACAGGTTATTAAAAGGTATAACAAGACTTGTggtttttacatttctttcatttcaattttattCTTGGAGTTCTGAATTTTTCATGCTAGTGTTGGTAGGTAGGgaattaattttctcatttgtCTTAACATGTAAGTACTTTGAgatgaaatacatttttagcCTGCTTACTGTGCCTAGCTAAAGGAACTGTATTCTGGTTCCTGTAAATGAGACAATCTCCTTTCTCACAGGCCACAGTAGCTGCATTTGCTGCTAGTGAAGGTCATTCCCATCCCAGAGTGGTTGAACTACCCAAAACAGAAGAAGGCCTTGGCTTCAACATTATGGGAGGCAAAGAACAAAACTCTCCAATTTATATCTCTCGCATTATCCCTGGAGGCATAGCTGACAGACATGGAGGCCTGAAGCGTGGAGACCAGCTGCTCTCTGTCAACGGAGTGGtaggagctgctttcctctctTTGTGTAGCAGTGGCTGCTTGTTTCCACTTGAGGGGGCACAGAGAACACATGGCTCAAGCTCCTTGTTCTCCTGATCTTGGCAAAACGCTTTCTTTTTGTCCTCCCAAAACAAATTTGCTTAGGTTTCTGTAGAGTTGTGTGCattgtgaattttgggattATGCTTTGGTTATCTGTCTCAAAAAGGAACTGTATTATCTATAGCAGTATTTCAGATTCTGAGGGGTTGTATAAATGTAGTCAGAGAGTTTTGTAAAATACAAACTGCCTTCCTTTTTAATTGGAGTGTCATGATGCAGATTTCTACTAATGCAGTTTTCTGCACCTTCTAAGGTAGGTAGTAAATTATGCTATGTTCCTTTTGGCTAACCAGAT
Protein-coding regions in this window:
- the LIN7C gene encoding protein lin-7 homolog C, with translation MAALGEPVRLERDICRAIELLEKLQRSGEVPPQKLQALQRVLQSEFCNAVREVYEHVYETVDISSSPEVRANATAKATVAAFAASEGHSHPRVVELPKTEEGLGFNIMGGKEQNSPIYISRIIPGGIADRHGGLKRGDQLLSVNGVSVEGEHHEKAVELLKAAQGKVKLVVRYTPKVLEEMESRFEKMRSAKRRQQN